In Rattus norvegicus strain BN/NHsdMcwi chromosome 1, GRCr8, whole genome shotgun sequence, a genomic segment contains:
- the Slc22a6 gene encoding solute carrier family 22 member 6 — MAFNDLLKQVGGVGRFQLIQVTMVVAPLLLMASHNTLQNFTAAIPPHHCRPPANANLSKDGGLEAWLPLDKQGQPESCLRFTSPQWGPPFYNGTEANGTRVTEPCIDGWVYDNSTFPSTIVTEWNLVCSHRAFRQLAQSLYMVGVLLGAMVFGYLADRLGRRKVLILNYLQTAVSGTCAAYAPNYTVYCVFRLLSGMSLASIAINCMTLNVEWMPIHTRAYVGTLIGYVYSLGQFLLAGIAYAVPHWRHLQLVVSVPFFIAFIYSWFFIESARWYSSSGRLDLTLRALQRVARINGKQEEGAKLSIEVLRTSLQKELTLSKGQASAMELLRCPTLRHLFLCLSMLWFATSFAYYGLVMDLQGFGVSMYLIQVIFGAVDLPAKFVCFLVINSMGRRPAQMASLLLAGICILVNGIIPKSHTIIRTSLAVLGKGCLASSFNCIFLYTGELYPTVIRQTGLGMGSTMARVGSIVSPLVSMTAEFYPSMPLFIFGAVPVVASAVTALLPETLGQPLPDTVQDLKSRSRGKQNQQQQEQQKQMMPLQASTQEKNGL; from the exons ATGGCCTTCAATGACCTCCTGAAACAGGTGGGGGGCGTCGGACGCTTCCAGTTGATCCAGGTCACCATGGTGGTTGCTCCCCTACTGCTGATGGCTTCCCACAACACCTTGCAGAACTTCACTGCCGCTATCCCCCCTCATCACTGCCGCCCACCTGCCAATGCCAATCTCAGCAAAGATGGAGGTCTGGAGGCCTGGCTGCCCCTGGACAAGCAAGGACAACCCGAATCTTGCCTCCGCTTTACTTCCCCCCAGTGGGGACCACCCTTTTACAATGGCACAGAAGCCAATGGCACCAGAGTCACAGAGCCCTGCATTGATGGCTGGGTCTATGACAACAGCACCTTCCCTTCAACCATCGTGACTGAG TGGAACCTTGTGTGCTCTCATCGGGCTTTCCGCCAGCTGGCCCAGTCCCTGTACATGGTGGGAGTGCTGCTGGGAGCCATGGTGTTTGGCTACCTGGCGGACAG GCTGGGCCGCCGGAAGGTGCTGATCTTGAACTACCTGCAGACAGCTGTGTCGGGAACCTGTGCAGCCTATGCACCCAACTATACTGTCTACTGCGTTTTCCGGCTCCTCTCGGGCATGTCTTTGGCTAGCATTGCAATCAACTGCATGACACTAA ATGTGGAATGGATGCCTATCCACACCCGTGCCTATGTGGGCACCTTGATTGGCTATGTCTACAGCCTGGGCCAGTTCCTCCTGGCTGGCATCGCCTATGCTGTGCCCCACTGGCGCCACCTGCAGCTTGTGGTCTCTGTGCCTTTTTTCATTGCCTTCATCTACTCTTG GTTCTTCATTGAGTCAGCCCGCTGGTACTCCTCCTCAGGAAGGCTGGACCTCACCCTCCGAGCCCTGCAGAGAGTGGCCCGGATCAATGGGAAACAAGAAGAAGGGGCTAAGCTAAGTATAGAG GTGCTCCGGACCAGCCTGCAGAAGGAACTGACTCTAAGCAAAGGCCAAGCCTCAGCCATGGAGCTGCTGCGCTGCCCCACCCTTCGacacctcttcctctgtctctccatgCTGTG GTTTGCCACTAGCTTTGCCTACTACGGGCTGGTCATGGACCTGCAGGGCTTTGGGGTCAGCATGTACCTTATCCAGGTGATTTTCGGTGCCGTGGACCTGCCTGCCAAGTTTGTATGCTTCCTAGTCATCAACTCCATGGGGCGCCGGCCTGCACAGATGGCCTCCCTGCTGCTGGCAGGCATCTGCATCCTGGTGAATGGCATAATACCGAAGA GCCATACGATCATTCGCACCTCCCTGGCTGTGCTAGGGAAGGGCTGCCTGGCTTCCTCTTTCAACTGCATCTTCCTGTACACCGGAGAGCTGTACCCCACAGTGATTCG gcagacaggcctgggcaTGGGCAGCACCATGGCCCGGGTGGGCAGCATTGTGAGCCCGCTGGTGAGTATGACTGCAGAGTTCTACCCCTCCATGCCTCTCTTCATCTTCGGCGCTGTCCCTGTGGTCGCCAGTGCTGTCACTGCCCTGCTGCCAGAGACCTTGGGCCAGCCGCTGCCAGATACAGTGCAGGACCTGAAGAGCAG GAGCAGAGGAAAGCAGAATCaacagcagcaggaacagcagaAGCAGATGATGCCGCTCCAGGCCTCAACACAAGAGAAGAATGGACTTTGA
- the Slc22a6 gene encoding solute carrier family 22 member 6 isoform X1, whose protein sequence is MAFNDLLKQVGGVGRFQLIQVTMVVAPLLLMASHNTLQNFTAAIPPHHCRPPANANLSKDGGLEAWLPLDKQGQPESCLRFTSPQWGPPFYNGTEANGTRVTEPCIDGWVYDNSTFPSTIVTEWNLVCSHRAFRQLAQSLYMVGVLLGAMVFGYLADRLGRRKVLILNYLQTAVSGTCAAYAPNYTVYCVFRLLSGMSLASIAINCMTLNVEWMPIHTRAYVGTLIGYVYSLGQFLLAGIAYAVPHWRHLQLVVSVPFFIAFIYSWFFIESARWYSSSGRLDLTLRALQRVARINGKQEEGAKLSIEVLRTSLQKELTLSKGQASAMELLRCPTLRHLFLCLSMLWFATSFAYYGLVMDLQGFGVSMYLIQVIFGAVDLPAKFVCFLVINSMGRRPAQMASLLLAGICILVNGIIPKSHTIIRTSLAVLGKGCLASSFNCIFLYTGELYPTVIRAVTALLPETLGQPLPDTVQDLKSRSRGKQNQQQQEQQKQMMPLQASTQEKNGL, encoded by the exons ATGGCCTTCAATGACCTCCTGAAACAGGTGGGGGGCGTCGGACGCTTCCAGTTGATCCAGGTCACCATGGTGGTTGCTCCCCTACTGCTGATGGCTTCCCACAACACCTTGCAGAACTTCACTGCCGCTATCCCCCCTCATCACTGCCGCCCACCTGCCAATGCCAATCTCAGCAAAGATGGAGGTCTGGAGGCCTGGCTGCCCCTGGACAAGCAAGGACAACCCGAATCTTGCCTCCGCTTTACTTCCCCCCAGTGGGGACCACCCTTTTACAATGGCACAGAAGCCAATGGCACCAGAGTCACAGAGCCCTGCATTGATGGCTGGGTCTATGACAACAGCACCTTCCCTTCAACCATCGTGACTGAG TGGAACCTTGTGTGCTCTCATCGGGCTTTCCGCCAGCTGGCCCAGTCCCTGTACATGGTGGGAGTGCTGCTGGGAGCCATGGTGTTTGGCTACCTGGCGGACAG GCTGGGCCGCCGGAAGGTGCTGATCTTGAACTACCTGCAGACAGCTGTGTCGGGAACCTGTGCAGCCTATGCACCCAACTATACTGTCTACTGCGTTTTCCGGCTCCTCTCGGGCATGTCTTTGGCTAGCATTGCAATCAACTGCATGACACTAA ATGTGGAATGGATGCCTATCCACACCCGTGCCTATGTGGGCACCTTGATTGGCTATGTCTACAGCCTGGGCCAGTTCCTCCTGGCTGGCATCGCCTATGCTGTGCCCCACTGGCGCCACCTGCAGCTTGTGGTCTCTGTGCCTTTTTTCATTGCCTTCATCTACTCTTG GTTCTTCATTGAGTCAGCCCGCTGGTACTCCTCCTCAGGAAGGCTGGACCTCACCCTCCGAGCCCTGCAGAGAGTGGCCCGGATCAATGGGAAACAAGAAGAAGGGGCTAAGCTAAGTATAGAG GTGCTCCGGACCAGCCTGCAGAAGGAACTGACTCTAAGCAAAGGCCAAGCCTCAGCCATGGAGCTGCTGCGCTGCCCCACCCTTCGacacctcttcctctgtctctccatgCTGTG GTTTGCCACTAGCTTTGCCTACTACGGGCTGGTCATGGACCTGCAGGGCTTTGGGGTCAGCATGTACCTTATCCAGGTGATTTTCGGTGCCGTGGACCTGCCTGCCAAGTTTGTATGCTTCCTAGTCATCAACTCCATGGGGCGCCGGCCTGCACAGATGGCCTCCCTGCTGCTGGCAGGCATCTGCATCCTGGTGAATGGCATAATACCGAAGA GCCATACGATCATTCGCACCTCCCTGGCTGTGCTAGGGAAGGGCTGCCTGGCTTCCTCTTTCAACTGCATCTTCCTGTACACCGGAGAGCTGTACCCCACAGTGATTCG TGCTGTCACTGCCCTGCTGCCAGAGACCTTGGGCCAGCCGCTGCCAGATACAGTGCAGGACCTGAAGAGCAG GAGCAGAGGAAAGCAGAATCaacagcagcaggaacagcagaAGCAGATGATGCCGCTCCAGGCCTCAACACAAGAGAAGAATGGACTTTGA
- the Slc22a8 gene encoding organic anion transporter 3 isoform X1, whose translation MAQSIFMAGILVGGPVIGELSDRFGRKPILTWSYLMLAASGSGAAFSPSLPVYMIFRFLCGCSISGISLSTVILNVEWVPTSMRAISSTSIGYCYTIGQFILSGLAYAIPQWRWLQLTSSAPFFIFSLLSWWVPESIRWLVLSGKYSKALKTLQRVATFNGKKEEGKKLTIEELKFNLQKDITSAKVKYGLSDLFRVSILRRVTFCLSLAWFSTGFAYYSLAMGVEEFGVNIYILQIIFGGVDIPAKFITILSLSYLGRRITQSFLLLLAGGAILALIFVPSEMQLLRTALAVFGKGCLSGSFSCLFLYTSELYPTVLRQTGMGISNVWARVGSMIAPLVKITGELQPFIPNVIFGTTALLGGSAAFFLLETLNRPLPETIEDIQNWHKQVKKTKQESEAEKASQIIPLKTGG comes from the exons ATGGCCCAGTCGATCTTCATGGCAGGCATACTGGTTGGAGGACCTGTGATTGGAGAACTGTCAGACAG GTTTGGCCGCAAGCCTATCCTGACCTGGAGTTATCTCATGCTGGCAGCCAGCGGCTCTGGTGCTGCCTTCAGTCCCAGCCTCCCTGTCTATATGATCTTCCGATTCCTGTGTGGCTGCAGCATCTCGGGCATTTCTCTGAGCACCGTTATCTTGA ATGTGGAATGGGTACCCACCTCGATGCGGGCCATCTCATCAACATCTATTGGGTACTGCTACACCATTGGTCAGTTCATTCTGTCCGGCCTGGCCTATGCCATTCCTCAGTGGCGCTGGCTACAGTTAACCTCGTCTGCTCCCTTCTTCATCTTCTCCTTGTTGTCCTG GTGGGTACCAGAGTCCATACGCTGGCTGGTTCTATCTGGAAAATACTCAAAGGCCCTGAAGACACTCCAACGGGTGGCTACCTTCAACggcaagaaggaggaagggaaaaagctCACCATAGAG GAGCTGAAGTTCAACTTGCAGAAGGACATCACCTCAGCCAAGGTCAAATATGGCTTATCTGACTTGTTCCGGGTGTCCATCCTTCGTCGTGTgaccttctgtctctctctggcctG gttTTCTACTGGTTTTGCCTACTACAGTTTGGCTATGGGGGTAGAAGAATTTGGAGTCAACATCTACATACTCCAGATTATCTTTGGTGGGGTTGACATCCCAGCCAAGTTCATCACAATCCTCTCCTTAAGTTATCTGGGCCGGCGCATCACTCAGAGCTTCCTCCTGCTCCTAGCAGGAGGGGCCATTTTGGCCCTCATCTTTGTGCCTTCAG AAATGCAGCTCTTGAGAACAGCACTGGCTGTGTTTGGAAAGGGATGCCTATCTGGCTCCTtcagctgcctcttcctctacACGAGTGAGCTCTACCCTACAGTCCTCAG GCAAACAGGTATGGGTATCAGTAACGTGTGGGCTCGAGTAGGAAGTATGATAGCCCCACTGGTGAAAATCACGGGTGAACTGCAGCCCTTCATCCCTAATGTCATCTTTGGGACCACGGCCCTACTGGGAGGCAGTGCTGCCTTCTTTCTGCTTGAGACCCTCAATCGGCCCTTACCGGAGACTATCGAGGACATACAAAACTG GCACAAGCAagtcaagaaaacaaagcaggagTCGGAAGCAGAAAAGGCATCCCAAATAATCCCGCTGAAGACTGGTGGATAG